The DNA window CCGCGTCGGCGGCCGCCTCCAGGGTGGCCTTGCGCAGCTCCTCGGTGCTGCCCACCCGGAGCAGGTCCGCACCGGCCGGATCGGCGAGCGCGACGTTGGCCGAGACCAGGGTGACCCGGGCGCCCCGGGCCACGGCGGCGCGGGCGAACGCGTAGCCCTGCTTGCCCGAGGAGCGGTTGCCGAGGAAGCGGACCGGGTCGAGCGGCTCGCGGGTGCCGCCGGCGGTGACCACCACGTGCCGGCCGGCCAGGTCGGCCGGGGCGGCGCCGCCGCGGGCCAGGGCCCGGCGGGCGACCGCGAAGATCTCGGCCGGGTCGGGCAGCCGGCCCTTGCCGGTGTCCTTGCCGGTGAGCCGGCCGACCGCGGGCTCGATCACCAGGACGCCACGGGACCGCAGGGTCGCCACGTTCGCGACGGTGGCCGGGTGCTCCCACATCTCGGTGTGCATGGCCGGCGCGAGCACGACCGGGCAGCGCGCGGTCAGCAGGGTGTTGGTGAGCAGGTCGTCGGCCAGGCCGTGGGCGGCCTTGGCGAGCAGGTCGGCCGTGGTGGGCACCACCACGACCAGGTCGGCGTGCTGCCCGAGGCGGACGTGCGGCACCTCGTGCACGTCGGACCAGACGTCGTCGGCGACCGGCTGGCCGGAGAGCGCGGCCCAGGTCGGCGCCCCGACGAAACGGAGCGCCGACGCGGTCGGCACGACCCGGACCCGGTGACCCGACTCGGTGAAGAGCCGGAGCAGCTCACACGCCTTGTAGGCGGCGATGCCGCCACCGACCCCGAGGACGATCTCGGCGGCCATCGGCGCGGGCGGGGCTTACGGCTGGTCGGTCGGCTCGGCGGTGAGCAGACCCGCGTTGATCTCGCGCATGGCGATGGAGAGCGGCTTCTCCTGGGGGGTGGTCTCCACCAGCGGGCCGACGTACTCCAGCAGGCCCTCACCGAGCTGGCTGTAGTAGGCGTTGACCTGGCGCGCGCGCTTGGCGGCGAAGATGACCAGCGCGTACTTCGAGGTGGTCTTCTCGAGGAGCTCGTCGATCGGCGGGTTGGTGATGCCTTCGGGGTTGGCGATGGATCCCACGAATTAACCTCTGCGTCGTTGTGCACCGCCCGGGGGCGGTGGCCTCTCAACCGCTCGGGCGCGGTCGGGCCGGAGCCAGGAAGGAAGAACCGAGCAAGCCTACCAGCTCCTCGGCCGCGCGCTCGGTCCGGTCGTGCACCACGGCGTGTGCGAAGGCGGCCGCGACGGCGGGGTCCGGCCGGTACGCCGGCGGGGTGAGCAGCACCAGCCGCGCGTCCGGCGCCGTGGCCCGGACGGCGAGCGCGCCCGGCAGGTCCAGCGGGAGCAGCACGGGCAGCCCCTCGGCGAGCCGGGACCGCACGCCCGCGCGCGGCACCCCGCGCCGGTACGGCCCGACCCGGCTCCACTCCAGCAGCTCGTCGGCCGCGACCATCCGGTCGAAGTCACCCGCGTCGACGAAGAGCCGGTCGACGCCGTCCACCTCGCCGGGGCGGGCCGGCCGGGTGGTCGCGGCCACCGGCACCCACACGGACGGAAAGCGCGCCCGGACCAGCTCGACGACACTCTCCCGGCCGGTCCCCGAAGGTCCGGTCAGGACAGTGAGCCGAGCCGCCGGGCGCGCCTCGTCATCCGTGCTCACCGCTTGTTTCTACACGGTGGGTCGTTCAGTTGGCGGCGAACTCTCCAAGCAGCGCCTTGCGCTGCTGCTCGCCCAGGCCACGCAGCCGGCGGCTGTCAGCGATCTTGAGCTTCTCCATGATCTGGGTGGCTCGGATCTTGCCGATGCCCGGCATCGCCTGGAGCACGGCCGAAACCTTCAGCTTGCCCACGACGTCGTCGGACTCGGCCCGCTCGAGGACGGTGGCGAGGGTGGTCTTGCCCTGCTTGAGCTGCTCCTTCAGCTCAGCACGGGCCTTGCGGATCTCCGCGGCCTTCTCCAGCGCGGCAGCGCGCTGTTCGGGGGTCAGTGACGGGAGCGGCACCAGTTCTCCTCAGGTCCCTAGTACGGCGGGCGGGGCGCACCACCGCAGCTGTGAAACGTGGTGTCGCTGGCAACCAAAGGGGTCAGTGGTTCCCAGCGCGGGGAAAACTAGCGGTCAACGGCGTTTTCGGCAACGTGGACGCGCGAAGATCAACGGAAAGTGACCGAGCCGTCAGTCAGTCACGGGGTGGCCAGGGCGGCCCGGCACTCGGCCAGGACCCGGTCGGTGGCGGCGCGCAGCGCGGCCGGGTCCGGCCCCGCACCCAGCACCTCCCGGGAGTACGACGGCAGCACCGAGGGCAGGGCGGAGCCGAAGACGGTACGCAGGTCGGCGGCCGTCGCGCCCTGCGCGCCGAGCCCCGGGGCGAGCAGCGGACCGTGCACCGCCGTAAGGTCGTGACCGGTGTCACCGATCGTCGCGCCCACCACCAGCCCGAAGCTGCCGAGCGGCTCGGCACCCTGGTTGAGCTGCGAAATCTCGTCGATGACGGTCTGCGCCACGGTGCGCCCGTCGGCGCCGACGGCGCGCTGCACGGCGGCACCCTCGGGATTCGAGGTGAGCGCCAGGACGAAGACGCCGCCGCCGTGCGCGGCCGCCAGCTCGAACATCGGCGCGAGCGAACCCACCCCCAGGTAGGGACTCGCGGTGACCGCGTCGACATACAGCGGGCTGGATGGATCAAGGTACGCCGAGGCGTAGGCGCTGACCGTCGAGCCGATGTCGCCGCGCTTGACGTCGAGGAGAACGAGCGAGCCCGCATTTCGCAACTGTCGGATAGTTGACTCAAGGATTCCAACCCCGCGCGCCCCGAAACGCTCGAAGAACGCCGACTGCGGCTTGACCACGGCCACCCGGTCGCCGATGGCCTCCACCACCGTCCGGCAGAACCGGTCCAGGCCCTCGACGTCGTCGGTCAGGCCCCAGCGGGCCAGCAGCCCGGGATGCGGGTCGATCCCCACGCAGAGCGGTCCCCGCTCGGCCACGGCCCGGTGCAGGCGGGCGCCGAAGGTCTCCATCGCGTCTCTCCCTCTCCTGGCGCGGCGCCGGGCCGCGTCGTGTCCGGCGACGTCGTCCCGCCGCCGGTGGTGCCGTCCGCCGGGCTCAGCCGGCCTTGACCGCCGCGGCCACGCCGGCCGCGATCCGTGCCACGTCCGCCTCGTCGCAGACGTACGGCGGCATGGTGTAGACGAGGTCCCGGAACGGGCGCAGCCAGACGCCCTGCGCCACCGCGGCGGCGGTCGCCCGCGGCAGGTCCACCTCGTGGTCGAGCTGCACCACGCCGATCGCGCCGAGCACCCGCACGTCGGCCACCCCGGGGGCGTCGCGCAGCGGCGCCAGGCCGGCTCGCAGGCCCTCGGCGATGCCCGCCACCCGGCCGGCCCAGTCCCCGGCCCGCAGCAGGTCCAGGGAGGCGTTGGCGACCGCGCAGGCGAGCGGGTTGCCCATGAAGGTGGGGCCGTGCGCCAGCACCCCGTCGGCGGAGATCCCCCGGGCCACCTCGGGGGTGCAGAGCGCCGCGGCCAGGGTGAGGTACCCGCCGGTGAGCGCCTTGCCGACGCAGAGCACGTCCGGGGCGACCCCGGCGTGCTCGGCCGCGAACATGGTGCCGGTCCGGCCGAAGCCGGTGGCGATCTCGTCGAAGACCAGCAGGATCCCGTGCGCCCGGGTCACCTCGCGCAGCACCCGCAGGTAGTGCGGGTGGTGGAAGCGCATCCCGCCGGCGCCCTGCACCACCGGCTCGACGATCACCGCGGCGAGTTCCCCGGCGTTCCGTTCCACCGCGTCCACCA is part of the Micromonospora halotolerans genome and encodes:
- the pyrF gene encoding orotidine-5'-phosphate decarboxylase, which gives rise to METFGARLHRAVAERGPLCVGIDPHPGLLARWGLTDDVEGLDRFCRTVVEAIGDRVAVVKPQSAFFERFGARGVGILESTIRQLRNAGSLVLLDVKRGDIGSTVSAYASAYLDPSSPLYVDAVTASPYLGVGSLAPMFELAAAHGGGVFVLALTSNPEGAAVQRAVGADGRTVAQTVIDEISQLNQGAEPLGSFGLVVGATIGDTGHDLTAVHGPLLAPGLGAQGATAADLRTVFGSALPSVLPSYSREVLGAGPDPAALRAATDRVLAECRAALATP
- the rpoZ gene encoding DNA-directed RNA polymerase subunit omega — protein: MGSIANPEGITNPPIDELLEKTTSKYALVIFAAKRARQVNAYYSQLGEGLLEYVGPLVETTPQEKPLSIAMREINAGLLTAEPTDQP
- a CDS encoding guanylate kinase yields the protein MSTDDEARPAARLTVLTGPSGTGRESVVELVRARFPSVWVPVAATTRPARPGEVDGVDRLFVDAGDFDRMVAADELLEWSRVGPYRRGVPRAGVRSRLAEGLPVLLPLDLPGALAVRATAPDARLVLLTPPAYRPDPAVAAAFAHAVVHDRTERAAEELVGLLGSSFLAPARPRPSG
- a CDS encoding adenosylmethionine--8-amino-7-oxononanoate transaminase; translation: MTPEEILAADRRHVWHPYAALPPASPPYVVDSAEGVRLRLADGRELVDGMSSWWAAIHGYRHPVLDAAVTDQLGRMSHVMFGGLTHEPAVRLARTLVELAPDGLEHVFLADSGSVSIEVAVKMCLQYQRALGRPERRRLGTWRGGYHGDTFHPMSVCDPEGGMHHLWGDVLPRQVFAPVPPSGFDTPPDPAYEAALVDAVERNAGELAAVIVEPVVQGAGGMRFHHPHYLRVLREVTRAHGILLVFDEIATGFGRTGTMFAAEHAGVAPDVLCVGKALTGGYLTLAAALCTPEVARGISADGVLAHGPTFMGNPLACAVANASLDLLRAGDWAGRVAGIAEGLRAGLAPLRDAPGVADVRVLGAIGVVQLDHEVDLPRATAAAVAQGVWLRPFRDLVYTMPPYVCDEADVARIAAGVAAAVKAG
- the mihF gene encoding integration host factor, actinobacterial type; protein product: MPLPSLTPEQRAAALEKAAEIRKARAELKEQLKQGKTTLATVLERAESDDVVGKLKVSAVLQAMPGIGKIRATQIMEKLKIADSRRLRGLGEQQRKALLGEFAAN
- the coaBC gene encoding bifunctional phosphopantothenoylcysteine decarboxylase/phosphopantothenate--cysteine ligase CoaBC, producing MAAEIVLGVGGGIAAYKACELLRLFTESGHRVRVVPTASALRFVGAPTWAALSGQPVADDVWSDVHEVPHVRLGQHADLVVVVPTTADLLAKAAHGLADDLLTNTLLTARCPVVLAPAMHTEMWEHPATVANVATLRSRGVLVIEPAVGRLTGKDTGKGRLPDPAEIFAVARRALARGGAAPADLAGRHVVVTAGGTREPLDPVRFLGNRSSGKQGYAFARAAVARGARVTLVSANVALADPAGADLLRVGSTEELRKATLEAAADADAVVMAAAPADFRPATYAPGKIKKSDDGSAPTIELVTNPDIAAELGRRRRPEQVLVVFAAETGDAEANGRAKLARKRADLIVINEVGVDKVFGAETNAATVIGADGSVHRMPEQPKEDLADAVWDLVVARLAERS